The following are from one region of the Mesorhizobium sp. B2-8-5 genome:
- a CDS encoding NAD(P)H-dependent oxidoreductase produces the protein MKILVLFAHPVETSFNAGLHRTIVERLAAAGHAVDDCDLYAEDFDPRLTRAERLGYHDPRGPDDPVAPYVERLRNAEALVLSFPVWNYGYPAILKGFFDRVFLPGVSFKLVDGKVRPTLHNIRKMAAITTYGGSRFRAMLMGDPPRKIVKRMLRATIKPGASVSYLAHYSMNLSTDETRDAFMAKVAATMDAF, from the coding sequence GTGAAGATCCTCGTGCTCTTCGCTCATCCGGTGGAGACCAGCTTCAACGCCGGCCTGCACCGGACGATCGTCGAGCGGCTCGCCGCGGCGGGTCATGCTGTCGACGATTGCGACCTCTACGCAGAGGATTTCGATCCGCGGCTGACGCGCGCCGAGCGGCTCGGCTACCACGACCCGCGCGGGCCGGACGACCCGGTCGCCCCCTATGTCGAAAGGCTGCGGAATGCAGAAGCGCTGGTGCTGTCTTTCCCGGTCTGGAATTACGGTTATCCGGCGATCCTGAAGGGCTTTTTCGACCGGGTCTTCCTGCCCGGCGTGTCGTTCAAGCTGGTCGACGGCAAGGTGCGGCCGACGCTGCACAATATCCGTAAAATGGCGGCCATCACCACCTATGGCGGCAGCCGTTTTCGCGCCATGCTGATGGGCGACCCGCCGCGCAAGATCGTCAAGCGCATGCTGCGGGCCACGATCAAGCCCGGCGCTTCCGTCTCCTATCTCGCGCATTATTCGATGAACCTCTCCACCGACGAGACGCGCGACGCCTTCATGGCGAAGGTCGCCGCCACGATGGACGCCTTCTGA
- a CDS encoding NAD(P)H-dependent oxidoreductase, whose translation MRVLVVYCHPVPESYCAAIRDTAVEVLKAKGCDVRLLDLYAENFDPVMSCEERRFYNDRAPEDPSLKPHFEHLKWAQAILFIYPTWWYGLPAMLKGWFDRVWATDIAFQLPAGKGRIKSLMTHVTKVGVITTCGAPTWWSVVVGQPGRKTILRGMRALCATRCRTFFLAHYLMDSSTPKSRAAFLGKVRARLERF comes from the coding sequence ATGCGCGTGCTGGTGGTCTATTGCCATCCGGTGCCGGAGAGCTATTGCGCGGCGATCCGCGATACTGCCGTCGAGGTGCTGAAGGCAAAGGGTTGCGATGTAAGATTGCTCGACCTCTATGCCGAGAATTTCGACCCGGTGATGAGCTGCGAGGAGCGGCGCTTCTACAACGACCGGGCGCCGGAAGACCCGTCGCTCAAGCCGCATTTCGAGCATCTGAAATGGGCGCAGGCGATCCTCTTCATCTATCCGACCTGGTGGTACGGCCTGCCGGCGATGCTGAAGGGCTGGTTCGATCGGGTCTGGGCGACCGACATCGCCTTCCAGCTGCCGGCCGGAAAGGGCCGCATCAAGTCGCTGATGACGCATGTCACCAAGGTCGGCGTCATCACCACTTGCGGCGCGCCGACCTGGTGGAGCGTGGTCGTTGGCCAGCCCGGCCGCAAGACCATCCTGCGCGGCATGCGGGCGCTCTGCGCCACGCGCTGCAGGACGTTTTTTCTCGCCCACTATCTGATGGATTCCTCGACGCCGAAGAGCCGGGCGGCGTTTTTGGGCAAAGTGAGGGCGAGGCTGGAGCGGTTTTAA